The following coding sequences are from one Nitrospirota bacterium window:
- a CDS encoding FHA domain-containing protein has translation MPKIIVKFNEAVIKDVPLDREQLTIGRKPDNDVVIDNPAVSGHHAKLSRVQAVYFLEDLGSTNGTFVNEKKIDKRQLKDGDRVTIGKHVLLYEDEAKGMAPPPAPAVDTDKTMILDTQRQRELLKAEQTTQPKPKERFGVLQVLSGGTDKKEYQLTGRIVLIGSQDGATVKLTGWFAPKVAAMISRRPDGYNISLSEDGKKVLVNGTPIHGRADLKDGDLLEVAGVKMSFLLKD, from the coding sequence ATGCCAAAGATCATTGTGAAGTTCAACGAGGCGGTGATCAAAGACGTGCCGCTGGATCGCGAACAACTCACGATCGGCCGGAAGCCCGACAACGACGTGGTCATCGACAATCCGGCCGTGTCCGGGCACCATGCCAAGCTGTCCCGCGTGCAGGCGGTCTATTTTCTCGAAGACCTGGGCAGCACCAACGGCACCTTCGTCAATGAGAAGAAGATCGACAAGCGCCAGTTGAAGGACGGGGACCGGGTCACGATCGGCAAGCACGTGCTGCTCTATGAAGACGAGGCGAAGGGCATGGCGCCGCCGCCCGCGCCGGCCGTGGACACGGACAAGACGATGATCCTGGATACGCAGCGGCAGCGGGAATTGCTCAAAGCCGAGCAGACCACGCAGCCCAAACCCAAGGAACGGTTCGGGGTCTTGCAGGTCCTCTCAGGCGGCACGGATAAAAAGGAGTACCAGCTCACCGGCCGGATCGTGCTGATCGGGTCGCAGGACGGCGCCACGGTCAAGCTCACCGGCTGGTTTGCCCCGAAGGTGGCGGCCATGATCAGCCGCCGGCCGGACGGCTACAACATCAGCCTCTCGGAAGACGGCAAGAAGGTCCTGGTCAACGGTACGCCGATTCACGGCCGGGCCGATCTGAAAGACGGGGATCTGCTGGAAGTCGCGGGCGTAAAGATGTCGTTCTTGTTGAAGGATTGA
- a CDS encoding Stp1/IreP family PP2C-type Ser/Thr phosphatase, with translation MESRFGAKTDVGLKRGHNEDSFCTAPELGLYLVCDGMGGRNAGEVASRLAVEVIQQHIRDARQNASLPMIGPMDASFSPQTNRLASALRLANQVVHGAAQSQSEQAGMGTTVVAALITGQLLSVAHIGDSRLYLIRGGGIQPLTEDHSLVAEQVRRGLLTEEEAERSPQKNIVTRALGVEETVEVALDELPLGVHDVLLLCSDGLTRGVKPDEILQEVRNGATPQAAAERLVALANAAGGEDNTTVVLIALRESGLRGLWHRVWG, from the coding sequence ATGGAAAGTCGGTTCGGAGCTAAGACGGACGTCGGCCTCAAGCGGGGCCATAACGAGGATAGTTTTTGTACCGCTCCCGAACTGGGCCTTTACCTGGTCTGTGACGGCATGGGCGGGCGCAACGCGGGGGAGGTGGCGAGTCGTCTCGCGGTGGAAGTGATCCAACAGCATATCCGTGACGCCAGACAGAATGCGTCGTTGCCGATGATCGGGCCGATGGATGCCAGCTTCTCGCCGCAGACCAACCGGCTGGCGAGCGCGCTTCGTTTGGCCAATCAAGTGGTGCACGGGGCGGCGCAGAGCCAGTCCGAGCAGGCCGGCATGGGGACGACCGTGGTGGCCGCGCTGATCACGGGGCAACTGCTGTCCGTCGCGCACATCGGGGACAGCCGGCTGTATTTGATCCGCGGCGGCGGCATCCAGCCCCTGACCGAAGACCATTCGCTGGTGGCGGAACAGGTCCGTCGCGGCTTGCTGACCGAGGAGGAGGCCGAGCGGTCGCCTCAGAAGAACATCGTCACGCGGGCCCTGGGCGTCGAGGAAACGGTGGAGGTCGCGCTCGACGAGCTGCCCCTGGGGGTGCACGATGTGCTGCTGCTCTGCTCGGACGGGTTGACACGGGGGGTCAAACCGGATGAGATTTTGCAGGAGGTGCGTAACGGGGCGACGCCGCAGGCCGCGGCCGAACGGTTGGTGGCGCTGGCTAATGCCGCGGGAGGAGAGGATAATACGACCGTCGTGCTGATCGCCCTGCGTGAAAGCGGGTTGCGGGGGCTCTGGCATCGGGTCTGGGGATGA